Within Candidatus Gastranaerophilales bacterium, the genomic segment CGTACGTTTTCCATCCAGTCCAAATAAATCTTCGTCCAACGTTCGGGGATAAACTTCAATTCTCCTGTATGGATAGCCTCTATTGCTTTTTCAGCAAGCGGTTTCATCTTAACAAACCATTGTTCCGACAGATAAGGTTCAATAGTCGTTCCGCAGCGCTGACAATGCCCTACGTTATGTTCGTGCGGTTTTTCATCAAGTAAAATGCCTTTGTAGCGTAAAAGTCCGATAGTTTCTTTCCTCGCTTCTTCTCTTGATAATCCTCTTATAGAGTCGGGTACTAAATCACAATCCAGCATATTAGCATCTTCGTCCATTATCCACAATGGTTTTAACCCGTGGCGTTTGCCGACTTCGTAGTCGTTAGGGTCATGGGCAGGTGTGATTTTAACAGCGCCCGTTCCAAAGGAAGAATCCACATATTCATCGGCTATGATTGGAATCCGTCTGTTTGTCAAAGGTATAATAACGGTTTCGCCGATTAAGTCTTTGTATTTATAATCGTTAGGGTTAACGGCAATCGCAACATCTCCGAACATTGTTTCGGGACGAGTTGTTGCTACTACAATCGCACCGACTTTGTCGCTCAGGGGATATGATATTTCCCACAAATGCCCCTGTTCTGTTTTGTATTCCGTTTCAATATCGCTGATAGCACTGCGGCAGCGTGGACACCAGTTAACAATGTAGGCGCCTTTATAAATCAAACCTTTATTATACAAAGAAACAAAAACTTCTTTAACAGCTTCGCTGCAGCCTTCATCTAAAGTAAAACGCTCTCTTGAAAGGTCAAAAGATGCACCAAGCCGTTTGAACTGGCTTAAAATAGCGCTTTTATGCTCGTTAGCCCAAGCCCAAACAATATCAAGGAATTTTTCCCTGCCTAAATCAAAACGGTTTTTGCCCTCTTCTCTGAGTTTTTTTTCAACGACATTTTGGGTTGCAATGCCGGCATGGTCAGTACCCGGCAGCCATAAGGTTTCATAACCCGACATTCTGTGATAGCGTATTAAAATATCCTGCAAAGTACCGTCAAGTGCATGTCCCATATGCAACACACCCGTAACATTCGGCGGAGGGATGACTATGGAGTATGGCGGCTTTTCAGATTCTGCGTCTGCTTTAAAGCACTCGTTCTTTTCCCACAGGTTGTATATTTCCGCCTCGGTTTCCAACGCTTCATAAGCGGTAGGCATTGAATTAATATCATATTGCATTTTTGTACTTTCCATGGTTTTTGCCTTATTCAATCATCTGGTCAACCGTCAAAATCAAGATACCTGATGCGCCTAATTTTTTCAGTTTATCTACGCTTTCATAAATTTTATTTTTATCTACAACAACATGAACAACGACCGCATTGTCATTTCCGTGCAAAGTTGTAACAGTCGGAGAGCTTAGCCCCGGTAGAAAAGATTTTACCTCATCCAAAACACTTTTGGGGATATGAGCCATCAAATATTTCTTTTCCTTTGCCGCAAGAGCTGATTTCACTGCTCTTACAAAGGCTTCTATTTCAGATGATTTTTCTTTCTTTATATCGGGTTTGCCTATAACAACGGCGCTTGAACAAAAAATTTCACCTATAATTTTTAGCTTGTTGGCTTTTAAAGTAGAGCCGCTTGAAGTTATATCGACTATTACATCTACTAAATCCATACGGGGCATAATTTCTGTAGCTCCTGAAACAGTTACGATTTCAGGTGTTTTGTTGAATTCGGCAAAGTATTTTTTTGCAACGTTGGGAAAAGAAGTTGCAAGTCTTATCCCGTCAGGCAAATCAGCTACACATTTGTAAGAATCCTCTTCTTTAACGGCTACAACCATTTTGCAATGTCCAAAATCGAGCGTTAAAATATCATCTACCGCTAACCCCGCCTCATAAACGACATCCTGTCCAGTAAAACCTATATCACAAGCGCCTGAATGGACGAAGTTCGGAATGTCTTTTGTTCTTACGAATACTATCTCGTATTTACCGTTTTCGGTTTTGACGTTTAGTGTGCGTTCTGATTTACCTTCAAAATTTAAGCCTGCACGTTTCAACAATTCAAAGATATCATCAGACATCCTGCCTTTGTTTGGAATAGCAATTTTTAAGCCGTCCATATATTTGCCTCTTGTAATCTACAATGACATTATAAGACAAAAGTATGAAAACAGCACAAAAAATCAAATAATCGCTTTATTCCCAGCCAAGAAGTGTTGAATAGTTTTGTTTTAACGTTGAATTTTTATCATCAAGAAGGATTTTTTCCACTTCTTCAAACGAAGATTTTTTCGCAGGGAATCCTTTTACCGCTTTGTTTAACAATCCCATTTGTTCTATATATTTGTTATAAGCTGTTGTCAGTTGTTTTTTTGAGGTTTCGGTTAGTTTTCCGTCATTAATGAGGAGTTTCTCTACGTATCTTCTTTTTATAAGTCCTGACAATGTTGTACCGCCTGCAGAGTAAAAATCCAATTCATCCTGAGCCTTTTCCCAGTCGCCGTTTTTAAAGTTGGTTATGAAATTTGTCGGTGTTCCGTCTTTTTTCTTTTCTATTTTTCCTTTGCCTACATTAAAACAAAGGCTCAAAATAGCAGCTTGCTTAGCGGCAGGTATTTTGTCCCATTTCTCTTTTCCACCTGCCAAACTTATTGCATTTTTTTCGTGTGCCGACATATCCGAATAAAAAAGCATTAAGATTTGATTGGTATTCGGCTTTCCTTTTTCAATTTTGGTTGAGATATTTTGAATTTTTGTATGTTGTTTTGCGGTTTCTAAATCTTTTTCAAGATTTGCTTCTATATCGCCGGTTTGTTTTGTTATTAAATGTCCGTAGCCGGTGGTGTATTTACCGGTTGCATCTTTATAAATATCGCTTCGGTATTCTTCGTGCGCCCGTATCAAAGATTGCGCCAAGTATTTACAATTGTCTTTTCCTTCGCCGATGTGGGTTTTGACAAATTTTTCTATCTCGGTTTTTGCGGCTGTTTCTTCTTTTTCCGCTTTCTTCTTATCAAAATAACGGCTGATTTTTGGCGCGAAAAATATCATTACCGCTGCGCCGCCTAAAAGACCCGCTCCTAAAAGCCCGCCTTTTACAAGTTTGGACTTTGATATTTTACTGAATATACTTGTAGCTGAACTTTCAGGCTTTGTTGAAGCTACTAAAGCTTTTCCTGTTTCAGCATAATTATTTATGCCCGTAGGTTTAATCTTATCTACCACTGAATATCCCTTAATAATTACCCTTACTTTAATAAAAAATTTTCAGCCCAAAAAATTGCCCCGTTTAAACTCCGGGGCAATGGTATTATTTATTGACCTTCGGTATTTCCGGAAGGTGTTTTAAAATTCGGCTGAATGATTTTCGGCGCCGGCATCGGAGGCATAGAAGGCGCTTGCTGCGCAGATTTTTCAGCGTCAGAAGTTTTTGGACTGTTTGATTTTACTTCGCCTGTTTCATCTGTGTATCCGGCTTCTGTCGTATTCTGTTGAGCGTCATCGATTTCTGATTGTTCGGAAGTTTCTTCTACAACAATTTCTTCTTCTTTAAATTCGTTAGCGTTAAGCTCAATTTTAGGGAACGGGAATTCTTTATCTTTGGTATTTAGAGTTGCGACTCTCATATAGTCTGCCCAAATTTTAGCAGGAAGAGTACCGCCTGTAAGTCCGCCCATAGGAAGGTTATCATCGTTGCCGACCCATACCCCCGTAACAATATCGGGAGAAAAACCCACAAACCAGGCATCTCTGTAATCATCAGTTGTACCCGTTTTACCTGCTATGTGAGGTCCAATCTTAGCCGCTTGACCCGTACCTTTTTGTACTACAACTTTCATCATTTCAACTACCTTTGCGGCGGTATCAAGAGTTAAAACTCTTTTGTACGAAGGATATGCGCTGTATAATTCTTTGCCTGAAGCCGTAACAACTCTTTCAACGGAATAAGGTTTGACCCAAATTCCACCGTTTGCCAAAACTCCGTAAGCGTTTGTAAGCTCTATAAGTTTAACTCCGTTTGAACCCAGACAAATAGTAGGGTCATTCTCAAGAGGGGTGTTAATTCCCATCCTGCCGGCAAGGCGTATAACATTACTAACGCCTGCATCCTGAATTATTTTAGCGGCAATTACATTGGAAGAATAAGCCAGCGCCATATAAGCAGGTAATTCGCCCCTGTATTTTTTGCCGTAGTTTGCCGGCGACCAATCTCCCATTGTAAAAGGCGCATCTTTATACAACATGTTAGGGGACATACCCTGCTCTACGGCTGATGTATAGACTAACACCTTAAACGCGCTTCCGGGCGGTCTTATGGCTTGGGTAACACGGTCAAATTGGCTTTTGGAGTAGTCTTTGCCGCCTATATATGCAAGGATTTTACCTGTCGCGGTTTCATATGAAAATAACGCTGCCTGTTGTTTTGGTCCGGTATAGCCGTAGGCTTTCACATCGCTCCAAAGTCTATCTTGCGCTACCTGCTGATATTCATAGTTTAAAGTTGTGTATATTTTGTATCCGCCCTGCGAAATTTCATCTTCGCTGAAGCCTAAAGCATTCAATTCCCTCATTACATAGTCTGTGAAATAAGGCGCTTTATTCTGTGAATATGAAACGTACTCGCTTCTTAGTTTGATAGGGGCATCAATTGCTTTTGCGTACTCTTCTTTGGTTATATATCTGTTAACCAGCATTCTTTTTATAACCTGATTGCGGCGTTTTTGTGCTAATTCGGGGTTCTGGTACGGCGAATATACCGATGGTGCCTGAGGCAGTCCCGCTATTAATGCAGCTTCCGGCAAGGTGAGCTGGGAAAGTTTTTTGTTAAAGTAAACATCGGCAGCAGCGGCAACACCATAAGCGCCTTCCCCTAAATAAACATTATTCATATACATTGCCAAAATTTCTGGTTTTGTAAGGGTTTTTTCTATTCTGCGGGCAATGATAAGTTCTTTGAGCTTTCTTGTCCAGGTTTTTTCGGAAGATAAGAATAAAATCCTTGATAACTGCTGGGTAATTGTACTTGCGCCTTGTTTATATCCTCTTGCCTGCAAGTTAACAACCGTTGAGCGGGTCAATGCCAATAAATCATAGCCTTCATGTTTATAGAAATTTTTATCTTCTATTGATATAAAAGCATTCTTGAGTGTATCCGGGATTTCCGCAGCGTCGACTTTGGTTGTTTTATAAACACCGAAAGTTTTAATTATAACATCATCGCTTGATATAATTTGTGTTACATAATTGGGGATAAAATTTTCCAGATTTTTTATAGGTTTAAGCGAATTCATGTACAGATTAAATACTATTATCGCAGCTAAAAATATAGCACAGCAAAATACTACAAAATATGCGATAAATCCTTGTTTTCGATTTCTCATGTCTAATTCCGATTAATTATCTTACAGATATATTGTAATACATTAATGAATTTTGTGTAAATAATTTAAGCAGATAATAAAATATACTGCCTGAATGCTTATTCCAATTCATTTGTGTTTGATATTTAATGAAGTTAACAGAAGAATTAACGAGGATTAAAAGATGAACAACAAAGTTATTTTAACAATCATGGACGGATGGGGCGACGGTAAAAACTACGAAGGCAACGCTATTTTGAATGCAGATTTGCCAAATTATGCAAAATTACTGCAAGATTATCCTCATACGGAAATATATGCCGACGGAGAACATGTGGGGCTTCCTCAGGGACAAATGGGCAACTCGGAAGTGGGACACTTGAATCTCGGTGCAGGTAGGGTTGTTTATCAGGAGCTAACGAAGATTAACAAGTCTATCAAAGACGGCGACTTTTACGAAAATGAAGAGTTTTTAGCGGCTATAAACCATGTAAAAAAGAATGACAGCGCACTTCATTTATTCGGGTTGGCGAGTGAAGGCGGAGTTCACAGTTCTTTAAAACACCTGTTTGCTCTTATTGAAACAGCTAAAAAAAATAACGTTAAAAAATTATACGTACATGCATTTTTAGACGGCAGAGATACCCCTCCTCAAAGTGCGGTTGATTTTTTGGCAGAAATAGAAAACAAATTAAAACATGAAGGCTATGCCCAAATTGCATCTATCATAGGCAGATACTATGCTATGGATAGAGATAACCGCTGGGAAAGAGTACAAAAAGCTTATGATTGTTTGACTATGGGTATAGGCGAAAAGGCATCAAACAGTCATGAAGGTATTAAAAAGTCTTATGAAAACGGTATTAACGATGAGTTTGTGCTTCCGACTGTAACGCTTGAAAACTCAAGAATACAAGACCATGACAGCATAATATTCTTTAACTTCAGACCTGACAGGGCAAGAGAAATAACAAGAGCGTTGAACTTTGAAGCTTTTGACGGGTTTGAGCGGAAAAAGGTTTTAAAAGATATTTATTACGTATGTTTTACGCAGTATGACGAAAAATTCGGGCTTCCGATAGCGTTCAAGCCTCAGTCTTTGGTAAATATTCTTGGCGAAGTACTTGATAAAAACGCTGTAAAACAATTTAGAACGGCAGAAACAGAAAAATATGCCCATGTAACATTTTTCTTTAACGGCGGGTTGGAAAAACCGTTCCCGTCAGAAACGAGGGCTTTAGTTCCATCGCCTTCCGTACCTACTTACGACTTAAAGCCTGAAATGAGCGCTTTTGAAGTAGTAGAAAAAGTTACAGGTGCTATTGAATCGGAAGAGTATCCTTTTATTTTAGTGAACTTTGCCAATCCTGACATGGTAGGGCATACAGGAATTTTGGAAGCTGCTGAAAAAGCGGTTGAGGCAGTTGATATATGCATAGGTAAAATTGTCGACGCCGTTAAAAAACACGGTTTTACAATGTTGTTAACAGCAGACCATGGCAATGCGGAACAAATGATTGACTTTGCAACGGGCAAACCGTTTACGGCACATACCACAAACCCTGTACCGTTTTTTGTAATTAATGCGGATAAACCCGTTGAATTGAGAGAAGGCGGTTCGCTTAGTGATGTGGCGCCTACCGTGCTTCAACTATTAGGTATTGAACAGCCTGAGGAAATGACTGGTCAATCCTTGATTAGATAGAAATAATTATAAGTATAATATTTAAGGCAATAAAAAAAGAGTCAACTCTTGTTAACTCTTGAAACCCATAGATATAGATAAATCGGGGACGACGAGGGGTCGCACGACGAACAAGGCGAAGAATGAGCCGTAGTTTGACGGGTGCTGGCTTTTGCGAAGCAAAAGAACAGTAAACCGCAGTTGTAGCAAACTTGTTTGCTAACAAATGCGTAGTGAGAGCAGGCTGACGTACATCGGATTGTTGTGCGAAAAAAGCAATAAAAAAAGAGTCAACTCTTGTTAACTCTTGAAACCCATAGATATAGATAAATCGGGGACGACGAGGGGTCGCACGACAAACAAGGCGAAGAATGAGCCGTAGTTTGACGGGTGCTGGCTTTTGCGCAGCAAAAGAACAGTAAACCGCAGTTGTAGCAAACTTGTTTGCTAACAAATGCGTAGTGAGAGCAGACTGACGTACATCTGATTGTTATCCGAAAAAGGCAATAAAAAAAGAGTCAACTCTTGTTAACTCTTGAAACCCATAGATATAGATAAATCGGGGACGACGAGGCTCGAACTCGCGACCTCTTGCGTGACAGGCAAGCGCTCTAACCAAACTGAGCTACGCCCCCATGTGCTATATCTATTATTTTATTATCAAAACTCAGTTTGGTTAGAGCTAAAATCTAAACCTTTGTAAGGCTCCGCCTTACGGGGAAACTGAGCTACGCCCCCATGTGCTATATCTATTAAAACTCAGAACCCCTACTTATGGGGTGTTCCTCGCCTCTTATTATAATTTGCTGATTTTTTTTTTTCAAGCACAAAGATTAATATTACTTTTATGGTAAAAAAATGTTTAATGAATTATAATTTTTTTATTCAAGCCTGTATAAAGGAGTGTAATGTGTACAGAGAGTTAAATACTAAAGAAAAGTATGAATTTTTTAATCTCTTGTATTCATATGTCAAATCACAAGTTCCTATTTTAACTGCCTTGAATTTTATTGCTAAAAGGTCATCTTCTTCTTATTTAAGAACTATTTCCAAACTTATAGTTAATGAAATATCATCAGGTACTACTTTAATCCAGGTTTTTGAAAAATTTAAACCGATATTCGGCAATATTTATTCTACTCTGCTAATTTCCGGCGAAAGTGTAGGAAAGCTTGAAGCTGTATTATCAAGGATTTTACATCTCTTAAAAAGAAAAATTGATTTTCAATCCAAAGTAACATCAGCTTTGACTTATCCTGCGGTTATAGTTAACATGCTGATACTCTCTGTTTGTCTCTATAATTTCTTTGTTATTCCTTTTATGGAAAAGATACTTGCAAAAGAGGCTGTGGATACGGCTCATATGGCTATACTGGCGGCTATTAAAACAGGGCTGATAATTGCCTTCCTGGACTTTGCTTTTTTGTTTCTTGCTAACCCCGGTAAAGCTATAGGTAAATTATTTATTAACATAATATTAGCTTTTGTCCCTAAAGCCAGAAGGTTAGCAGCGTTGCTTTATTGGGCAGAATTTTTCCTTGTTTTTTCTACATCTTATGAAGCCGGAGCCTCGATGGTAACAGCTTGTGAGTTGGCTGCTTCAACGATGGAACAGCCGGAGATGAAAGGGCAGTTGAATAAGTTGTCCGGTTATATCTTAAACGGCTCCACTCTTACGCAAGCGTTTATTAATATAGATGTTATCCCCTCTGAATATATCTCTTTGATTGCGGCAGGGGAAGAAACAGGGGAATTGCACAAAACTTTTGATACCATAATTGCGGATATAGATACACAGGTGGATACGTACATCAATGTACTGACTAAGACATTAGAGCCTCTGATCATATTGCTTATCGGTATTGTAATAGCGAAAATAAGCGCATCTCTTTATATCCGCATGAATAATGCTTTTACATCGGCAATGTAGGTGATTATGAATAATATAACAAAACAATTACAAGAAGTTAAACATAAATGCGAAAACTGCCAAAAGTGTGCATTAAGTCAAACACGCACAAATACGGTTTTTTCTGACGGCAAACCAAACCATAAATTAATGCTCATAGGCGAAGCCCCGGGATTTTATGAGGATAAGCAGGGGTTGCCTTTTGTGGGCAAAGCCGGTCAGCTTTTGGATAAAATCTTTGAATCCGTCGGGTTATCAAGAAAAGAAAACGTTTATATCTGCAATACCATCAAGTGTCGTCCGCCTGATAACAGGAATCCGCTTCCTGATGAAAAAGCGGCTTGCAGAGAATATCTTGATGCTCAGATTGAAATTTTAAAGCCTCAGATTATACTGATTTGCGGCAAAGTTGCGCTTGAATCAATGCTTAATACAACCACAGGCATTACAAAACTTCGGGGGCAATGTTTTGACGGACCTTATGGCTCTAAGATGATTCCTATTTTCCACCCGTCTTATTTGCTTCGCAATGATTCAAGAGAAAAAGGCAGCCCCAAGTGGCTTATGTGGCAGGACATTCAGGCAGTTAAAAAAGCTTACGATAATTTAGAAAAAGTAAAGGTTTAGTTTATGAAGAAGTTATTTTATTATTCAACTCCTATAGGCAAAGTTGCTATAGCAGAAGAACACGGATTTATAACCAATCTGTTTATGGAGGACAATATTGATACCTTTGGGTGCAATATAAGAGAAACCGAGGTTTTAAAAAGAGCGGCTTGCCAGTTAACGGAATATTTTAACAAAGAAAGAAAAACGTTTGACCTGCCGTTAAAACCAAAGGGCAGTGAATTTCAAAACAAGGTGTGGAAAGCACTTAGGGCTATTCCTTATGGCAGTACCGTTACTTATAAAGAATTGGCAGCAAAAACAGGCAACGAAAAGGCTGCCCGTGCAGTGGGTAGTGCTAATAATAAAAATCCCATCCCTCTAATAATTCCTTGCCACCGTGTTATAGGTTCAAACGGGGCTCTTGTCGGTTTTGCTTTTGGTTTAGAGTTAAAGCAACGCCTGTTAGATATTGAAAAATCACTCTAATTCCTCAAGCGTTATTAGTATGCTTTCTGTTAAAAGCTCGCTTGATTGCGGGTTTTGTCCTGTTATCAGGTTGTCATCTATTATCACATGAGATGTCCATGGGTTTGCTGTTTCAAAATTTGCGCCAAGTTCTTTCAGCCTGTCTTCAAGCAAAAACGGCACTATATCATGTTTTTTGCTTAATTTTTCTTCTTCATTGGTTAGTGCGGTTAATTTTTTCCCTTTTACAAACGCATCTCCGTTTGTTTTTTTAGCTCCGAGCAGTCCTGCTATCCCATGGCAAATTGCACTTATTATCTTGTTATTTATATAAAAATGGTTTACGATTTCCGCCAGTTTATTGTTATTGGCTAAGTCTATCAAAGGTCCGTGTCCGCCCGGTATAAATATAACGGCAAAATTTTCATAATCTACTTCATCAAGTTTTTTTGTGTTTTCAAGTATTTCTTTTAACTCCTTCCACTCTTCAGGCGTATTTTCCGCAATACTTGCCTCATCTATAGGTGCTAACCCGCCTTCAGGACTTGCAACGGTAACGTCATAATCAGCTTTTTTAAAGCCAAGGTACGGAACGGCAAATTCTTCGAGCCATATGCCCGTGGGGTGATTTGCTGCAAGTTCTGAAACGTTTGATACTACTATTAAAATATTTTTTGATAAATCCATAAGCTTTCTCTCTGTTAACTTCATT encodes:
- the hisG gene encoding ATP phosphoribosyltransferase, giving the protein MDGLKIAIPNKGRMSDDIFELLKRAGLNFEGKSERTLNVKTENGKYEIVFVRTKDIPNFVHSGACDIGFTGQDVVYEAGLAVDDILTLDFGHCKMVVAVKEEDSYKCVADLPDGIRLATSFPNVAKKYFAEFNKTPEIVTVSGATEIMPRMDLVDVIVDITSSGSTLKANKLKIIGEIFCSSAVVIGKPDIKKEKSSEIEAFVRAVKSALAAKEKKYLMAHIPKSVLDEVKSFLPGLSSPTVTTLHGNDNAVVVHVVVDKNKIYESVDKLKKLGASGILILTVDQMIE
- a CDS encoding PBP1A family penicillin-binding protein, coding for MRNRKQGFIAYFVVFCCAIFLAAIIVFNLYMNSLKPIKNLENFIPNYVTQIISSDDVIIKTFGVYKTTKVDAAEIPDTLKNAFISIEDKNFYKHEGYDLLALTRSTVVNLQARGYKQGASTITQQLSRILFLSSEKTWTRKLKELIIARRIEKTLTKPEILAMYMNNVYLGEGAYGVAAAADVYFNKKLSQLTLPEAALIAGLPQAPSVYSPYQNPELAQKRRNQVIKRMLVNRYITKEEYAKAIDAPIKLRSEYVSYSQNKAPYFTDYVMRELNALGFSEDEISQGGYKIYTTLNYEYQQVAQDRLWSDVKAYGYTGPKQQAALFSYETATGKILAYIGGKDYSKSQFDRVTQAIRPPGSAFKVLVYTSAVEQGMSPNMLYKDAPFTMGDWSPANYGKKYRGELPAYMALAYSSNVIAAKIIQDAGVSNVIRLAGRMGINTPLENDPTICLGSNGVKLIELTNAYGVLANGGIWVKPYSVERVVTASGKELYSAYPSYKRVLTLDTAAKVVEMMKVVVQKGTGQAAKIGPHIAGKTGTTDDYRDAWFVGFSPDIVTGVWVGNDDNLPMGGLTGGTLPAKIWADYMRVATLNTKDKEFPFPKIELNANEFKEEEIVVEETSEQSEIDDAQQNTTEAGYTDETGEVKSNSPKTSDAEKSAQQAPSMPPMPAPKIIQPNFKTPSGNTEGQ
- the gpmI gene encoding 2,3-bisphosphoglycerate-independent phosphoglycerate mutase produces the protein MNNKVILTIMDGWGDGKNYEGNAILNADLPNYAKLLQDYPHTEIYADGEHVGLPQGQMGNSEVGHLNLGAGRVVYQELTKINKSIKDGDFYENEEFLAAINHVKKNDSALHLFGLASEGGVHSSLKHLFALIETAKKNNVKKLYVHAFLDGRDTPPQSAVDFLAEIENKLKHEGYAQIASIIGRYYAMDRDNRWERVQKAYDCLTMGIGEKASNSHEGIKKSYENGINDEFVLPTVTLENSRIQDHDSIIFFNFRPDRAREITRALNFEAFDGFERKKVLKDIYYVCFTQYDEKFGLPIAFKPQSLVNILGEVLDKNAVKQFRTAETEKYAHVTFFFNGGLEKPFPSETRALVPSPSVPTYDLKPEMSAFEVVEKVTGAIESEEYPFILVNFANPDMVGHTGILEAAEKAVEAVDICIGKIVDAVKKHGFTMLLTADHGNAEQMIDFATGKPFTAHTTNPVPFFVINADKPVELREGGSLSDVAPTVLQLLGIEQPEEMTGQSLIR
- a CDS encoding type II secretion system F family protein translates to MYRELNTKEKYEFFNLLYSYVKSQVPILTALNFIAKRSSSSYLRTISKLIVNEISSGTTLIQVFEKFKPIFGNIYSTLLISGESVGKLEAVLSRILHLLKRKIDFQSKVTSALTYPAVIVNMLILSVCLYNFFVIPFMEKILAKEAVDTAHMAILAAIKTGLIIAFLDFAFLFLANPGKAIGKLFINIILAFVPKARRLAALLYWAEFFLVFSTSYEAGASMVTACELAASTMEQPEMKGQLNKLSGYILNGSTLTQAFINIDVIPSEYISLIAAGEETGELHKTFDTIIADIDTQVDTYINVLTKTLEPLIILLIGIVIAKISASLYIRMNNAFTSAM
- a CDS encoding uracil-DNA glycosylase; protein product: MNNITKQLQEVKHKCENCQKCALSQTRTNTVFSDGKPNHKLMLIGEAPGFYEDKQGLPFVGKAGQLLDKIFESVGLSRKENVYICNTIKCRPPDNRNPLPDEKAACREYLDAQIEILKPQIILICGKVALESMLNTTTGITKLRGQCFDGPYGSKMIPIFHPSYLLRNDSREKGSPKWLMWQDIQAVKKAYDNLEKVKV
- a CDS encoding methylated-DNA--[protein]-cysteine S-methyltransferase, producing MKKLFYYSTPIGKVAIAEEHGFITNLFMEDNIDTFGCNIRETEVLKRAACQLTEYFNKERKTFDLPLKPKGSEFQNKVWKALRAIPYGSTVTYKELAAKTGNEKAARAVGSANNKNPIPLIIPCHRVIGSNGALVGFAFGLELKQRLLDIEKSL
- a CDS encoding type 1 glutamine amidotransferase domain-containing protein, coding for MKLTERKLMDLSKNILIVVSNVSELAANHPTGIWLEEFAVPYLGFKKADYDVTVASPEGGLAPIDEASIAENTPEEWKELKEILENTKKLDEVDYENFAVIFIPGGHGPLIDLANNNKLAEIVNHFYINNKIISAICHGIAGLLGAKKTNGDAFVKGKKLTALTNEEEKLSKKHDIVPFLLEDRLKELGANFETANPWTSHVIIDDNLITGQNPQSSELLTESILITLEELE